CAATGACGGGAGATTCCCATTCGGTGTCTCATTCACCGTCGCGACACCTTCACAGCCGGGTCGTTCTCGTAACCCACCGGTTCCCGCGGCGACCGCCACGCGAAACGCACCGCATCCAGATTGAGGGCCGAATCGACTCCCCCGCCGAAGGAACTTCCCCGATGACTGTCACCCGAGTCCTGTCCCACCTCACGGCCGCAGCAGTGGCCGCGACCGCCCTGGCGCTGCCCTCCGCGGCTGCACACGCGGAGGCCACCGGCGTGATCCGGGGCACGGTCCTCGAGACCGGCCACGTGATCGCCCCCAGCCTCGACGTCTCGCTCTACAAGACCGACGGCGAGTTCGTGAAGTCCACCGTGACCAACTCGTCCGCCGGCGCGTACGAGTTCCGCGGCGTCGAGCCCGGCGCGTACGTCATCTGGTTCGAGAACCAGAACGAGGCCGTCCAGGAGTGGTACGACAACCAGCCCGACCAGGACCACGCCACCCCCATCACCCTCGCGGCCGGTCAGACCTTCGTCGCCGACGCGTACCTGACCCAGATCAGCGAGAACATCGTCCGGCCGACGATCACCGGCACCCCGGCGGTGGGCTCGACCCTCTCGGCCGCCCGCGGCACGTGGTTCCCCACCCTGGGCGTGGACTTCAGCTACCAGTGGCTGCGGGGCGGCGCCCGGATCGAGGGCGCGACGGCCTCCACCTACCGCCTGCGTGACGCCGACTCCGGGCACGCCGTCTCGGTCCGGGTCATCGCCACCGTCCAGGGCGCCCAGGAGTCGGCCACCAGCGCACCCACCGCCGCGGTCACGGGCGGCACGCCGTCGGTCCCGGCCGTCGCGAACTCCACGAAGCCCTCCGTCACCGGGTCCGTCGTCGCGGGCTCCGTGCTGACCGCCACGAGCGGCGGCTGGACGCCCTCGGACGCCGCCGTCACGCTGCAGTGGCTGCGCGGGGACGTCGTCGTGGGGAGCGGACCGACCTATCGCACCACGACCGACGACATCGGCTCCGGACTGCGCGTGCGCGCCATCGCGACGAAGTCGGGCTGGACGTCGGCCGTCGCCGAGTCGGACGTGTTCGGACCGATCGCGACCCCGGCCCCGGTGCTGAGCGCACCGGTCAACACGGTCCCGCCCATCGTCTCGGGCACCACGCGCGTCGGCAGCACCGTCACCGCGAGCACGGGCTCCTGGAGCTCGTCGGCCTCCCACACCTACCGCTGGACCCGCAACGGCACGACCATCCCCCGGGCGACCGCTCGCTCGTACCGGCTCACGGCCTCGGACGCCCGGGCACGGATCGCCGTGGTCGTGACCGCGACCAACACCGCCGGAACCACCAGCGCCACGAGCGCCGGCCGGACCGTCGCGAAGGCCACCGCCCGGCTCCGCGTCACCACCAAGTCGCCGGCCAAGGGGCGACTGAAGATCACCACGAAGGTCACCTCCGCGGGCGCCCGGACCGGCCGCGTGACGATCACCGTGAAGGCCGGCGGCAAGACCAAGGTCAAGCGCACGACCGTGAAGAAGGGCACGCGCACGATCACCGTCACGGGCCTGCGCAAGGGCCGGGCCACCGTCCGCGTCGTCTATGCCGGCGACGCCTCGACCACCCGCGCCTCGACCTCGAAGAAGGCCACCGTGCGCTGATGCCCGGCGGTCCGCCGCCCACCCAGACCTCGGCCCGCCGCCCCTGTCGGTGGGCCGAGGGACCGGCTCCCCACCCGGTCCCGACGGTTCCGGTCCCTCCGGCGCCGATCACTTCCAGCCCCACAAGGAGACCATGTGAATGCGTCACAGCGCGTGCCCTGGAGGACACGCAGAGTCGCCGTCGCTGCCCTCGCCCTCGGACTGACCGCTGCCGCCACGACCTACGTCATGGCCCAGCAGGACGTCAGCGGCACCGACTCCGGCACCAGCACGAAGTTCACCGTCGTCGGCGATGGCGAACTGCCCACCAAGAAGCCCAAGCTCGGAGAGAGCCGCTCGGCGCTCTCGGCCGAGGAGACGGGCTATGCCATCCACGTGGCCTCCACCGACGGCAGCGTCCCCTCGGACGCCACCGACGTCCGCGGCAAGCCCGGGCCGGAGTTCCTCTACGCGGACCTGCCCGACGTCGGTGAGGAGCTCAGCGGCCGCAAGGCCGTCGTCGCCCTCTACGACTACACGCACGACGTGGCCTACGACCAGATCGTCGACCTCGCCGCCGGCAAGGTCATCGACTCCACCAAGTCCACCAAGGCCCAGCCGCCGACCTCGTCCACCGAGGCCGACCTGGCGATGAAGCTCGCGGTCGAGTCCGACGCCGACCTGGCCTTCAAGGCCGAGTTCGAGGAGAACATGGGCGTCCCGCTCATCGATCCCGACCAGGTCGACTACGTCGCCGGCGCGTGGGTCTACGACAAGACCACGAGCAAGGGCAAGGAGTGCGGCGCCGACCGATGCGCCCAGCTCATGGTCTCGACCGCATCCGGGGTGTACCTCAACACCTTCGACTTCGTCGTGAACCTGTCCACCCAGAAGATCGTCCGCACCCAGTGAGCAGGGAGAGAAGTCCGATGCGCAAGAAGACACTGACGCGGATCGTCGCCGCCGGCGCGACCGCACTGATGACGGCAGGGCTGATCTCGGCCCAGCCCTCGGCGGCGAGCGCCGCCGAGGACACGCCGCTGGCGTGTGCCGACAGCCTCGTCACCAAGAAGCTCGAGAACGGCTCCAGCTGGCGGATGTGTGCGCGCATCCACCCGATCAAGGGCCTCATCCTCGAGCAGATCGAGTTCAAGCCCGCCACCGGCGAGTACGAGTACGCCGGGTACAAGCGGGTCCTGGACCAGCTCAACATCGCCCAGCTGAACGTGCCGTACGACACCGGTCACGTCCAGTACAACGACATCACCTCCTACGGTTTCGGCAAGCAGTACCTGCAGTCGCAGGGCCCCGAGGTGTGCACGGGCGAGGCGCTCGACGTGGACCAGTCGTTCACGTACAGCGGCCGTCTGGTCGAGCGGACCATCCCGGGCATCTGCGTGCAGGAGGACCCGACGGGCCTCATGACTCACGCGCAGGAGACCCAGATCGGCGGCGGCACGCTGTACGCCGACCAGGGCACGGCTCTCGCGGTCTCGTCGATCTCCAAGATCAGCTGGTACGAGTACCAGCAGCGGGTCGTGTTCGACGACCACGGCCAGATCGAGGTCGGGCTCGGCGCCACGGGCGACATCGCCCCGGGCTGGGCCTCCGACAGCGCGAACCAGTTCTTCGGCAACAACCCGAAGACGGGGTGGCCGCTGTCGGGCAAGTCGACCGTGACGACCACGGCCGGGGGCGAGACCACCACCAAGGAGATCCAGTCCTACGCGGGCTCGCACTGGCACAACGCCATGTACAAGGTCGACTTCGGCATCGACAAGGGTGAGAAGCAGACCGTCGAGCAGTGGGACTTCAGCAGTCCCGGTGCCGGCGTGCGCGCGCCCATCGTCGAGGGCACCGGAACGGTCAAGAGCTCGGCGTTCTCGTCGGTCGAGAACGAGGACCACGACCAGTTGAGCTGGTGGCGCGTCCTGAACCCGAACAGCAAGAACAAGGACGGTCACGCCCGTTCCTACGAGATCGTGAACAACAACACGTCGAACCTGTTGATGCCGGACTGGTCGCCGTCGGTGACGTTCACGAACTACCGCTCGTGCGAGGAGTACGGCTCGGACAACCTCAACGCGGGCTGCCCGAACCAGAGCATCTTGGACTACGTCAAGAACGACACGCACGAGCTGACCGATCCGGTCGCGTGGGTCAACGTCGGGTTCCACCACACGGACAAGGACGAGGACCAGTCGCCGATGCCGATCCACTGGCAGAAGTTCCAGCTGGTGCCGCGTGACTTCTTCGCCCAGAAGCCGACCGTGAAGGATGCCCGCAAGTGCATCAACGGCCCGTTCTCCTCGGTGAACGCGGTGACCAAGCCGTGCACGCCGGAGAACACGGTCGCGCCGAAGATCAGCGACAAGGCCGACGGCACCGCCGCGGTCGTGCCGGCGGTCGGCAAGACCCTGACGGCCAGCACCGGCACGTGGCGCAGCGCCGCTCAGCGGTTGACGTACGCCTTCACCTGGTTCCGCAACGGTGAGGCCGTGTCGACCGGTCAGGACTACACCCTGACCGAGGCCGACATGAACGCGTCGATCACGGTCAAGGTCAACGCCTCGGCTGCCGGGTTCCCCACGAACGTGGCGGAGTCCGAGCCGGTCGTGTGGGGCACTCCGCCGACGACGGTTCCCACCGAGGAGCCGACGACGGCGCCGACCACGGCCCCGACCACCGCCCCGACGACGGCGCCCACCACGGCTCCGACGACCCGCCCGACGCCCGCACCGGTCGTCAAGAAGGCGTCGAAGCTCACGGTCAAGCTGTCGAAGACGACGGTGAAGCCGGGCAAGAAGAACAAGGTCGTCGTCGCGGTGACCGTCGGTGGCAAGCCCGTCTCGGGCAAGGTCAAGGTGACGGTCAACGGCAAGGTCCGCACGCTGACGCTCAAGGGCGGCAAGGCGAACCTGACGTGGACGGCCCCGAAGAAGGTGAAGACCTACACGGTGAAGGTGTCCTACGCGGGCAGCAGCACGGTGAAGGCCGCCAGCACGACGGTGAAGTACAAGGTCAAGAAGTGACCATGCGCTGATCCACGGACCGGGGCGCCACCTGCTCGGGCGGCGCCCCGGTCCCCCTCTCCCACGGCTCGCCGTGGGACCGCACCACCCACGATGGAGCTCCCATGCGCATGAACGTCGTCCTCCGCCCGGTCGCACTCGCCCTGGCCGCGCTGGCCCTGGCCGGCTGTGGCACCCGGCCCCAGCAGGTGTCCCTCGGTGGCACGAAGGCCGCCGACACCGCGGAGCAGCGCGGGACGGTCGAGCGCCCGTGGGGCACCGTGAAGACCTTCCCCCGCCTGCAGAAGGCCGAGCCGCCGAGCGCCGCCGACGTGACCTTCACGCGGGACATGATCATGCACCACCGCCAGGCCGTCGAGCTGTCCGAGAACGTGCGCACCCACCGCGGCCTCGACGCCCGGGTCGGCTCCGCCGCGCGGTTCATCATCCAGGACCAGAAGAACGAGATCACGACCATGCGGGCCTGGCTCCAGGCCTGGCAGGACTCCGCCGGCACCGAGAGCCACGACCACGGCGCGGACGCGATGCCCGGCATGCTGGCGCAGGCGCGCGTCGACGAGCTCGCAACCCTGGATCGCCCGGCCGCCGAGGTGGCCTTCCTCGTCGCGATGATCGAGCACCACGAGGGTGCCATCACGATGTCGCAGGACTACCTGCCCGAGCAGACGAACGCCTTCGTCCGCAGCACCGCGACGCACATCATCGGCGAGCAGACGACCGAGATCGCCTACATGAGGAACCTCCTCGACGAGCGGTGTGGCCCGAAGGGGCCCTCGACGTGCCCCCGCGACTGAGCCCGGCCCGTCCCCGGCACGCGGGCTGGTGGGCCGCGGCCGCGGTCGCTGCGCTCGTCGCCGGGTCGCTCGCGACCGGGGTGGTCGGCCACGCGACGGTCACCTCGCCGTCCATGGCGCCGACCCACGCGACCGGCAGCTCGGTGATCACCACGCGGATCGGCGTCGACCGGGTCGAACCCGGCGACGTGGTGGTCTTCGAGGTACCGCAGCCCTGGCGCGCGGCGGAGCGCGAGCGCGCCGGTCGGTCCGAGGACTCCTCCGGTGGTGAGGCGATGGTCAAGCGCGTGATCGGCCTGCCCGGCGACCGGATCACCTGTTGCGCTCCGGGCGGCCTGCTGATGCGCAACGGGAGCCTGCTCGACGAGCCGTACCTGGCGGAGCCGCCCGGCGACCTGCTGAACACGACCTACGACGTCACGGTCCCTCCGGGTCACGCCTGGGTGCTGGGCGACAACCGGCGCCGCTCGTTCGACTCTCGCGCCATGCAGGCACGCACGGGCGCCTCGGGCTTCCTGCCGCTCTCCTCGATCCGGGCCCGGGTCCTGTTCGGCTGGCCCTGAGGAACCACTCAGTCCTCGTGACCGGGGTCCGTCGGCTCCATCGCCCCGGCGAGATCGCGCACCCGCTGGCCCAGCGCGAAGCCCGACAGGTCGGGGCTGCGGACGAGATACTCCTGCTGGACGAGGTGCTTGAGGATCCGGTAGGCCGTCGCGCGCGGCATCTGCAGGTTCTCGGCGATCTCACGCGCCGACACCCCCGCTCCCGACCGGGCCACCTCCTCGAGGATCGAGAAGGCGTTGTCGACCGCACCGGGCTCGCGACCGCGGAAGGGCGCGGGCGGCACCTTCGGCTGCGGATCGGTCATGCCGGTGCTCATGCGCCCAACAGATCCGTACGGATGGTCTCGTCGTGGATGCCCATGCGGCGCAGCGCGCGACGCCGGTGGGATCGGAGCCACCCGAACCACACCATCGAGAAGACCAGGGTGACCCCCGCGAGCACCAGGCCCGAGGGATCACCGTCGCGGACGTCCCGGACGGTGTCGACGGAGGCCAGCGCGAGAGTCAGGACGACGGCCGTCGCGGCCAGGACCACCGGGCCGACCGTCAGCTCGTCGAGGCGATGCAGGAAGGCCGGCAGGGACAGCGCGACGAGGGCGTAGGCGATGAACAGGACGAACACGGCGGACTGCAACAACGCCGTCGAGAGGGGCCCCACCTCCCGACCGACGAGCAACGTGACGGTGGCCGGGGCGATCGCGAACGGGGCGATCACCAGCAGCGCCCCGACCGGAGACGCCCACCGCGGGTGCGTGTAGCCCAGCACCGCCGGCAGGATGCCCTCGCGGGCGAACGAGAAGACGACCCGCGCCAGCGCATTCCAGGCACACAGGGTCAACGCCAGGAACGAGACCGCCAGCAACGAGCTGAGGACCGCGTCCGCGTGGTGGGCGTCGACCGTGTCGGGGAACCACCGCTGCGCCGGCCCGCGGGGATGGCCCGGAGCCGGGACCAGGGTGCTGGCGGCCAGGAAGCTGACCACGTACAGCGCCGCGGCGACGA
Above is a window of Aeromicrobium senzhongii DNA encoding:
- a CDS encoding copper amine oxidase, with protein sequence MRKKTLTRIVAAGATALMTAGLISAQPSAASAAEDTPLACADSLVTKKLENGSSWRMCARIHPIKGLILEQIEFKPATGEYEYAGYKRVLDQLNIAQLNVPYDTGHVQYNDITSYGFGKQYLQSQGPEVCTGEALDVDQSFTYSGRLVERTIPGICVQEDPTGLMTHAQETQIGGGTLYADQGTALAVSSISKISWYEYQQRVVFDDHGQIEVGLGATGDIAPGWASDSANQFFGNNPKTGWPLSGKSTVTTTAGGETTTKEIQSYAGSHWHNAMYKVDFGIDKGEKQTVEQWDFSSPGAGVRAPIVEGTGTVKSSAFSSVENEDHDQLSWWRVLNPNSKNKDGHARSYEIVNNNTSNLLMPDWSPSVTFTNYRSCEEYGSDNLNAGCPNQSILDYVKNDTHELTDPVAWVNVGFHHTDKDEDQSPMPIHWQKFQLVPRDFFAQKPTVKDARKCINGPFSSVNAVTKPCTPENTVAPKISDKADGTAAVVPAVGKTLTASTGTWRSAAQRLTYAFTWFRNGEAVSTGQDYTLTEADMNASITVKVNASAAGFPTNVAESEPVVWGTPPTTVPTEEPTTAPTTAPTTAPTTAPTTAPTTRPTPAPVVKKASKLTVKLSKTTVKPGKKNKVVVAVTVGGKPVSGKVKVTVNGKVRTLTLKGGKANLTWTAPKKVKTYTVKVSYAGSSTVKAASTTVKYKVKK
- the lepB gene encoding signal peptidase I, giving the protein MPPRLSPARPRHAGWWAAAAVAALVAGSLATGVVGHATVTSPSMAPTHATGSSVITTRIGVDRVEPGDVVVFEVPQPWRAAERERAGRSEDSSGGEAMVKRVIGLPGDRITCCAPGGLLMRNGSLLDEPYLAEPPGDLLNTTYDVTVPPGHAWVLGDNRRRSFDSRAMQARTGASGFLPLSSIRARVLFGWP
- a CDS encoding helix-turn-helix domain-containing protein, encoding MSTGMTDPQPKVPPAPFRGREPGAVDNAFSILEEVARSGAGVSAREIAENLQMPRATAYRILKHLVQQEYLVRSPDLSGFALGQRVRDLAGAMEPTDPGHED
- a CDS encoding DUF305 domain-containing protein; this translates as MNVVLRPVALALAALALAGCGTRPQQVSLGGTKAADTAEQRGTVERPWGTVKTFPRLQKAEPPSAADVTFTRDMIMHHRQAVELSENVRTHRGLDARVGSAARFIIQDQKNEITTMRAWLQAWQDSAGTESHDHGADAMPGMLAQARVDELATLDRPAAEVAFLVAMIEHHEGAITMSQDYLPEQTNAFVRSTATHIIGEQTTEIAYMRNLLDERCGPKGPSTCPRD